A genomic window from Hypomesus transpacificus isolate Combined female chromosome 15, fHypTra1, whole genome shotgun sequence includes:
- the LOC124477927 gene encoding olfactory receptor 1-like, whose translation MNFTFLLTAYGPPGPVNNGGFVLTFVLFCLTIFSNLVLMFVIYVDSNLHKPMYILLFNLAVNGLVGCTSVCPKVMENLIKVVPDITYEGCLLQVFFINVHATSAYAILTAMAYDRYVSICKPLQYYSIMTPFKVKLLLVIVNVIPIILLAIQVLITSRLPLCGYIINKLFCDNLVINNLSCIRSALSNLYGIFVVSILVVLPLVLVVLSYIRILIVCLKASKDSRKKAFSTCAPHLIIFINFSTATLFSVIYNRIENSVISREVNIISSAAFILFPPLLNPFIYGIRTKEIKTAIRKILRGRVSAWSNDIANLKSKPVMVLNIT comes from the coding sequence ATGAATTTTACTTTTCTTCTGACAGCATATGGACCTCCAGGGCCAGTAAATAATGGAGGTTTTGTACTAACCTTTGTACTTTTTTGTCTCACAATATTTTCAAATCTTGTACTTATGTTTGTTATCTATGTTGATTCAAACTTACACAAACCGATGTATATATTATTGTTCAACCTTGCAGTGAATGGACTGGTAGGCTGTACATCAGTCTGTCCTAAGGTAATGGAAAATCTGATTAAGGTTGTACCTGACATTACTTATGAAGGCTGTTTATTGCAAGTGTTTTTTATTAATGTACACGCAACAAGTGCTTATGCAATTTTAACTGCAATGGCTTATGACAGGTATGTTTCAATTTGTAAGCCATTGCAATACTATAGCATTATGACCCCCTTTAAAGTCAAATTGTTGTTGGTCATAGTAAATGTAATCCCTATTATCCTTTTAGCAATTCAAGTGCTCATCACCTCAAGACTGCCTCTTTGTGGTTATATTATTAACAAGCTGTTTTGTGATAACCTGGTTATAAATAATTTGTCTTGTATTCGAAGTGCTCTCAGCAATTTATATGGTATATTCGTCGTATCAATTTTGGTGGTTTTACCACTTGTTTTAGTAGTGCTGTCATACATCAGAATATTAATTGTCTGCTTGAAAGCTTCAAAGGACTCACGAAAGAAAGCCTTTAGCACATGTGCCCCTCATTTGATAATTTTCATTAATTTCTCTACAGCCACACTTTTCTCTGTTATTTATAATAGAATAGAAAACAGTGTTATTTCTAGAGAGGTCAACATAATTAGTTCAGCAGCGTTCATTCTGTTCCCTCCTTTGTTAAATCCATTTATCTACGGGATCAGGACCAAGGAGATCAAAACTGCTATTAGAAAAATCCTTAGAGGAAGAGTTTCTGCATGGTCCAATGACATTGCAAATCTAAAATCTAAACCTGTAATGGTGTTGAATATCACATAG
- the LOC124478135 gene encoding olfactory receptor 2F1-like produces MNLTFLLTAYGPTGPVNNGVFALTFLLFCFTIFSNLLLMFVIYVDSNLHKPMYILLFNLAVNGLVGCTSVCPKVMENLIKVVPDITREGCLLQVFFIYVHGTSAYAILTAMAYDRYVSICKPLQYYSIMTPFKVKLLLVIVNVIPIILLAIQVFITSSLPLCGYIIDKLFCDNLAIVNLSCVQSAASNVSGILFTLILAVLPLVLVVLSYIRILIVCLKASKDSRKKAFSTCAPHLIIFINFSTATLFSVIYNRYSGVSREVNAIAAAAFILFPPLLNPLIYGIRTKEIKTAIRKILR; encoded by the coding sequence ATGAATTTGACTTTTCTTCTGACGGCATATGGACCTACAGGGCCGGTAAATAATGGAGTTTTTGCACTAACCTTTTTACTTTTTTGTTTCACAATATTTTCAAATCTTCTCCTTATGTTTGTTATCTATGTTGATTCAAACTTACACAAACCGATGTATATATTATTGTTCAACCTTGCAGTGAATGGACTGGTAGGGTGTACATCAGTCTGTCCTAAGGTAATGGAAAATCTGATTAAGGTTGTACCTGACATTACTCGTGAAGGTTGTTTATTGCAGgtgttttttatttatgtacATGGAACAAGTGCTTATGCAATTTTAACTGCAATGGCTTATGACAGGTATGTTTCAATTTGTAAGCCATTGCAATACTATAGCATTATGACCCCCTTTAAAGTAAAATTGTTGTTGGTCATAGTAAATGTAATCCCTATTATCCTTTTAGCAATTCAAGTGTTCATTACGTCAAGTCTGCCTCTTTGTGGTTATATCATTGATAAGCTTTTTTGTGATAACCTGGCTATAGTTAACTTGTCTTGTGTTCAAAGTGCTGCAAGCAATGTGTCTGGTATTTTATTCACATTAATCCTGGCAGTTTTACCACTTGTTTTGGTAGTGCTGTCATACATCAGAATATTAATTGTCTGCTTGAAAGCTTCAAAGGACTCACGAAAGAAAGCCTTTAGCACATGTGCCCCTCATTTGATAATTTTCATTAATTTCTCTACAGCCACACTTTTCTCTGTTATTTATAATAGATACAGTGGTGTTTCTAGAGAGGTCAACGCAATAGCTGCAGCTGCGTTCATTCTGTTCCCTCCTTTGCTGAACCCTCTTATCTACGGGATCAGGACCAAGGAGATCAAAACCGCTATTAGAAAAATTCTACGATGA
- the LOC124477929 gene encoding olfactory receptor 52K2-like, with translation MNLTFLLTAYGPPGPLNKGAFVLPFLLFSFTIFSNLLLMFVIYVDSTLHKPMYILLFNLAVNGLVGCTSVCPKVMENLIKVVPDITHEGCLLQVFFIYSHATSAYAILTAMAYDRYVSICKPLQYYSIMTPFKVKLLLVIVNVIPIILLAIQVFITSSLPLCGYIINKLFYDNLAIVSLSCVQSAASNLFGILLTLILVVLPLVLVVLSYIRILIVCLKASKDSQKKAFSTCAPHLITFINFSAAILFSVIYNRYSVVSREVNIIIAAAFILFPPLLNPLIYGIRTKEIKTAIRKILRGRVFGLSNDVAHLKPKPVIVSNST, from the coding sequence ATGAATTTGACTTTTCTTCTGACAGCATATGGACCTCCAGGGCCGTTAAATAAGGGAGCTTTTGTACTACCCTTTTTACTTTTTAGTTTCACAATATTTTCAAATCTTTTACTTATGTTTGTTATCTATGTTGATTCAACCTTACACAAGCCGATGTATATATTATTGTTCAACCTTGCAGTGAATGGACTGGTAGGCTGTACATCAGTCTGTCCTAAGGTAATGGAAAATCTGATTAAGGTTGTACCTGACATTACTCATGAAGGCTGTTTATTGCaggtgttttttatttattcacaCGCAACAAGTGCTTATGCAATTTTAACTGCAATGGCTTATGACAGGTATGTTTCAATTTGTAAGCCCTTGCAATACTATAGCATTATGACCCCCTTTAAAGTAAAATTGTTGTTGGTCATAGTAAATGTAATCCCTATTATCCTTCTAGCAATTCAAGTGTTCATTACCTCAAGTCTGCCTCTTTGCGGTTATATCATTAACAAACTGTTTTATGATAACTTGGCTATAGTTAGTTTGTCTTGTGTTCAAAGTGCTGCAAGCAATCTTTTTGGCATTTTACTCACACTAATCTTGGTTGTTTTACCACTTGTTCTGGTAGTGCTGTCATACATCAGAATATTAATTGTCTGCTTGAAAGCCTCAAAGGACTCGCAAAAGAAAGCCTTTAGCACATGTGCCCCTCATTTGATAACTTTCATTAATTTCTCTGCAGCCATACTTTTCTCTGTTATTTATAATAGATACAGTGTTGTTTCTCGAGAGGTCAACATAATAATTGCAGCTGCGTTCATTCTGTTCCCTCCTTTGCTGAATCCTCTTATCTACGGGATCAGGACCAAGGAGATCAAAACCGCTATTAGAAAAATCCTTAGAGGAAGAGTTTTTGGATTGTCCAATGACGTGGCACATTTAAAACCCAAACCTGTAATTGTGTCAAATTCTACTTAG
- the LOC124477928 gene encoding olfactory receptor 52E4-like codes for MNFTFLLTAYEPPGPVNNGVFVLTFILFCLTIFLNLVLVFVIYVDSNLHKPMYILLFNLAVNGLVGCTSVCPKVMENLIKVVPDITHEGCLLQVFFINVHAASAYAILTAMAYDRYVSICKPLQYYSIMTPFKVKLLLVIVNLIPIILLAIQVFITSSLPLCGYIINKLFCDNLAIVNLSCVRSAVSNLYGIVIISILVVLPLVLVVLSYIRILIVCLKASKDSQKKAFSTCAPHLITFINFSTASLFSVIYNRYSVVSREVNIISSAAFILFPPLLNPFIYGIRTKEIKTAIRKILRGRVSAWSNEIANLKSKPVMVLNIT; via the coding sequence ATGAATTTTACTTTTCTTCTGACGGCATATGAACCTCCAGGGCCAGTAAATAATGGAGTTTTTGTACtaacttttatacttttttgtCTCACAATATTTTTAAATCTTGTCCTTGTGTTTGTTATCTATGTTGATTCAAACTTACACAAACCGATGTATATATTATTGTTTAATCTTGCAGTGAATGGACTGGTAGGCTGTACATCAGTCTGTCCTAAGGTAATGGAAAATCTGATTAAGGTTGTACCTGACATTACTCATGAAGGCTGTTTACTGCAGGTGTTTTTTATTAATGTACATGCAGCAAGTGCTTATGCAATTTTAACTGCAATGGCTTATGACAGGTATGTTTCAATTTGTAAGCCATTGCAATATTATAGCATTATGACCCCCTTTAAAGTAAAATTATTGTTGGTTATAGTCAATTTAATCCCTATTATCCTTTTAGCAATTCAAGTGTTCATTACCTCAAGTCTGCCTCTTTGTGGTTATATCATTAACAAGCTGTTTTGTGATAACCTGGCTATAGTTAACTTGTCTTGTGTTCGAAGTGCTGTCAGCAATTTATATGGTATAGTCATCATATCAATCTTGGTGGTTTTACCACTTGTTTTAGTAGTGCTGTCATACATCAGAATATTAATTGTCTGCTTGAAAGCTTCAAAGGACTCACAAAAGAAAGCCTTTAGCACATGTGCCCCTCATTTGATAACTTTCATTAATTTCTCTACAGCCTCACTTTTTTCTGTTATTTATAATAGATACAGTGTTGTTTCTAGAGAGGTCAACATAATTAGTTCAGCTGCATTCATTCTGTTCCCTCCTTTGTTAAATCCATTTATCTACGGGATAAGGACCAAGGAGATCAAAACTGCTATCAGAAAAATCCTTAGAGGAAGAGTTTCTGCATGGTCCAATGAAATTGCAAATCTAAAATCTAAACCTGTAATGGTGTTGAATATTACATAG
- the LOC124477931 gene encoding olfactory receptor 51I1-like — protein MENSSKLHVTWFKLTAYSDMGNMSPFYFTLLILMYFLVITFNGLTIGLVIFNRSLHEPMYFLLCSLLVNELYGSTGLFPWLIHNMLLDVHHISRFHCILQIFCVHTYASIEFTNLAVMAYDRYVSICYPLRYIEIMSPMHVYLLIAFIWIYSFGKFSVVLSMTLKLSLCGNVIAKVYCDNYSLVKLACEDTTLNNIYGSFTMVLTVGLPLILIIYSYAKILNICYGSSKQSQQKALKTCIPHLMSLLNFTVGCLFEVAQNRFNMQHVPLILRIFLSVYFLIVCPILNPIIFGVKTAKIKESFRRFCIKLWP, from the coding sequence ATGGAGAACTCATCCAAGTTACATGTAACATGGTTTAAACTCACTGCTTATAGTGATATGGGGAACATGTCGCCCTTCTACTTCACCTTATTAATCCTTATGTATTTTTTAGTAATAACTTTTAATGGTCTCACAATAGGACTGGTGATTTTTAATAGGAGCTTGCATGAACCCATGTATTTTCTACTTTGCAGTTTGCTTGTGAACGAACTGTATGGCAGCACAGGGCTTTTCCCATGGTTGATTCACAACATGCTCTTAGATGTTCACCACATTTCTAGATTCCATTGCATTTTGCAGATATTCTGTGTTCACACATATGCTTCTATTGAGTTCACAAATCTGGCTGTGATGGCATATGACAGATACGTGTCCATTTGTTATCCTTTGCGATACATTGAAATTATGTCTCCAATGCATGTATATTTGTTGATTGCATTCATCTGGATATATTCATTTGGTAAGTTCTCTGTTGTACTCTCAATGACTCTTAAACTCAGTTTGTGTGGAAATGTAATCGCTAAGGTCTATTGTGATAATTATTCACTTGTCAAGTTGGCTTGTGAAGATACAACATTGAATAACATTTATGGAAGTTTTACAATGGTTTTAACGGTAGGCCTCCCATTGATTCTAATTATTTATTCGTATGCGAAAATTCTGAATATTTGTTATGGTTCTTCAAAACAGTCACAGCAGAAAGCTCTTAAAACTTGCATCCCACATCTAATGTCGTTGCTGAATTTTACAGTGGGCTGTTTATTTGAAGTGGCCCAAAATCGGTTTAACATGCAACATGTTCCTCTAATACTCCGGATTTTTCTGTCTGTTTATTTTTTGATTGTCTGCCCTATTCTAAATCCCATCATTTTTGGGGTGAAGACAGCAAAGATTAAGGAATCTTTCAGAAGATTCTGCATCAAATTATGGCCTTAG